From Apium graveolens cultivar Ventura chromosome 9, ASM990537v1, whole genome shotgun sequence, the proteins below share one genomic window:
- the LOC141687191 gene encoding protein CHROMATIN REMODELING 5-like isoform X1 — protein MAFYRNYSSGPVSDGVLDEKGPGPGTGKVESIAGNVDGNLSDRDFDINLNAEYRSDGEADYDGKFQQDVGDSGALPDIQPSTRKMTSSGKWGSTFWKDCQPMRPGSDSGHESKSSSEFKNGDGSEDESLGVREDRSESEDPDTVRRRQADVPVDEMPSDDYYEQDGDERSNDLMHHKLGNTEIGLNSNSKPRPIVADMYQLRKSRALNDDEYGDDDADYEDDGDGDDPDDADFDPDITNERPNQDDDWEGENIDEDFNDVDDLDVSDEDDDFPRKSKGRQRGKGGLVSRNARVPKSIMPSSQRKRGGPLFEDNESSAKDSENDSDEGFSGRARRGASLRKKKIARATSYMSSRDRETRTSRRSVQKVSYAESEDSEENDESKKRKSQKEEIEEEDEDSIERVLWHQPKGMAEEALANNKSTEPVLLSHLYDYEPDWNEMEFYIKWKGQSHLHCQWKSMHELQNLSGFKKVINYTKKVMEDVKYRKAVSREEIEVHDVSKEMDLDLIKQNSQVERVIAERVSKDSLDNVEYLVKWQGLSYAEATWEKYLDISFAQEVINEFKAREAAVEIQGKMVDVQRRKSKASLRKLDEQPEWLKGGKLRDYQLEGLNFLVNSWRNDTNVILADEMGLGKTVQSISMLGFLQKAQQIHGPFLVVVPLSTLSNWAKEFKKWLPEMNVIIYVGARASREVCQQYEFYSDKKNGRGIKFDALLTTYEVLLKDKGVLSRLKWNYLMVDEAHRLKNSEAALYITLAEFSTKNKLLITGTPLQNSVEELWALLHFLDPDKFKSKDEFVQNYKNLSSFNESELANLHMELRPHILRRVIKDVEKSLPPKIERVLRVEMSPLQKQYYKWILERNFQDLNKGVRGNQVSLLNIVVELKKCCNHPFLFESADHGYGGETNITGSSKLERVILSSGKLVILDKLLDRLNETNHRVLIFSQMVRMLDILAEYLSIKGFKFQRLDGSTKAEVRHQAMEHFNAPGSDDFCFLLSTRAGGLGINLATADTVIIFDSDWNPQNDLQAMSRAHRIGQQDVVNIYRFVTSKSVEEDILERAKKKMVLDHLVIQKLNAEGKLEKKETKKGSSFDKNELSAILRFGAEELFKEDKNDEESKKRLLSMDIDEILERAEKVEEKGPHEEEGNELLSAFKVADFCTAEDDGSFWSRWIKPEAVNQAEEALAPRAARNSKSYVEANLPEKLNKRRKKGVETQERSTKRRKSDTSFFVPAIDGATAQVRGWSYGNLPKRDATRFFRAVKKFGNDSQIGLIAAEVGGSVEAAPIDAQIELFDALIDGCREAVDGMNLDPKGPTLDFFGVPVKADDLLTRVEELQLLAKRISRYEKPISQFQALMYLKPATWSKGCGWNQKDDARLLLGIHYHGFGNWEKIRLHEKLGLTKKIAPVELQHHETFLPRAPQLKERASQLLEMEFIAVSGSNSNAKASRKASKKQKENSSAFSLSRSKAKQGKPGLPKYNSQITKMKAARTQKVEPLVKEEGEMSDTEEVYEQFKEVKWMEWCEDVMADEKKTLTRLQRLQTTSSELPKEKVLSRIRNYLQILGRRVDQIVFEHEEELYKQERMKTRLWKYISTFSNLSGEGLYQIYSKLKQEQDAIGPEPSQVNGFSRGYKYETSNQISVVQRGIDTGKFEAWKRMKRAEAADINSVVQPLHERSSSNATRISDPNLSGILGSGPSDNRSGNEKSYKMRSSGQPSRKGFPSGVK, from the exons ATGGCATTTTATAGGAATTACTCGAGTGGGCCAGTTTCGGATGGTGTATTGGATGAGAAAGGACCGGGACCGGGTACGGGAAAAGTTGAAAGTATTGCAGGAAATGTAGATGGGAATTTAAGTGATAGggattttgatataaatttaAATGCCGAGTATAGGAGCGATGGCGAAGCAGATTACGATGGTAAGTTCCAACAGGATGTAGGTGACAGTGGCGCTTTACCTGATATACAGCCATCTACGAGGAAAATGACTTCGTCTGGGAAATGGGGTTCTACCTTTTGGAAGGACTGTCAACCCATGCGTCCTGGGTCTGATTCGGGCCACGAATCAAAAAGTAGTTCTGAATTTAAAAATGGGGATGGGTCTGAAGACGAATCGTTAGGGGTCAGAGAGGATAGGTCAGAGTCTGAAGATCCGGACACGGTTCGAAGACGGCAGGCTGATGTACCAGTGGATGAGATGCCTTCTGATGATTATTATGAGCAGGATGGTGATGAGCGCTCTAATGATTTAATGCATCATAAACTAGGAAACACTGAAATTGGCCTGAATTCAAATTCAAAACCTAGGCCTATTGTTGCTGACATGTATCAATTGAGAAAGTCAAGAGCTTTAAATGATGATGAATATGGCGATGATGATGCTGATTATGAGGATGATGGAGATG GAGATGATCCTGATGATGCAGATTTTGATCCTGACATCACTAATGAACGCCCG AACCAGGATGATGACTGGGAAGGTGAAAATATAGATGAAGATTTTAATGATGTTGATGACCTTGATGTTTCGGATGAAGATGATGATTTTCCTAGAAAATCTAAAGGTAGGCAACGTGGAAAAGGCGGGCTTGTTTCAAGAAATGCAAGAGTACCTAAGTCGATTATGCCATCTAGTCAGCGAAAAAGAGGTGGACCATTGTTTGAAGATAATGAATCATCTGCAAAGGATTCTGAAAATGACAGTGATGAGGGTTTTAGTGGTAGGGCTAGGAGAGGAGCAAGCTTACGGAAGAAAAAAATTGCTCGCGCCACATCTTATATGTCTAGTCGAGATAGGGAAACACGAACTTCAAGACGGTCCGTCCAGAAAGTATCATATGCCGAAAGTGAGGATAGTGAGGAAAATGATGAATCTAAGAAAAGGAAGAGTCAAAAG GAGGAGATTGAAGAGGAAGATGAAGACTCAATTGAAAGGGTATTGTGGCATCAACCAAAAGGCATGGCCGAGGAGGCATTAGCAAATAACAAATCGACAGAGCCCGTGCTTTTAAGTCACTTATATGACTATGAACCAGACTGGAATGAAATGGAATTTTATATTAAATGGAAAGGCCAATCACATTTGCACTGCCAATGGAAGTCAATGCATGAACTACAAAAT CTTAGTGGGTTTAAGAAGGTCATTAATTACACAAAAAAAGTGATGGAAGATGTCAAGTATCGGAAAGCTGTCTCACGGGAGGAG ATTGAGGTCCATGACGTGAGCAAGGAAATGGACTTAGATCTCATCAAACAAAACAGTCAG GTGGAAAGGGTAATTGCAGAAAGAGTCAGCAAGGACAGTTTAGATAATGTTGAGTACTTGGTGAAGTGGCAAGGACTGTCTTATGCTGAAGCAACTTG GGAGAAATACTTGGATATATCATTTGCTCAAGAAGTCATCAACGAGTTTAAG GCCCGTGAGGCAGCAGTCGAAATACAGGGGAAAATGGTAGATGTTCAACGAAGGAAAAGCAAAG CAAGTTTGAGGAAGCTTGATGAACAACCTGAATGGTTGAAGGGTGGTAAACTCAGAGACTATCAGCTTGAGGGATTAAACTTTCTTGTTAACAG TTGGAGAAATGATACGAACGTCATATTAGCTGATGAAATGGGGCTGGGTAAAACTGTTCAGTCAATTTCTATGCTTGGTTTTCTGCAG AAAGCTCAACAAATTCATGGTCCATTTCTTGTTGTTGTTCCATTATCGACATTATCAAATTGGGCAAAAGAATTTAAAAAATGGCTTCCTGAAATGAATGTCATCATATATGTTGGAGCCCGTGCAAGCCGAGAG GTTTGTCAACAATATGAGTTCTACTCTGATAAGAAGAATGGCAGGGGCATAAAGTTTGATGCCCTGTTGACTACATATGAAGTACTACTGAAGGACAAGGGAGTGCTTTCTAGGCTTAAGTGGAACTATCTCATGGTTGATGAAGCACATAGGTTAAAGAACAGTGAAGCTGCATTGTATATAACACTTGCG GAATTCAGCACTAAAAATAAGTTGCTTATTACTGGTACTCCACTGCAGAACAGCGTCGAGGAACTTTG GGCTCTGCTTCACTTTCTTGATCCTGATAAGTTCAAGAGCAAGGATGAGTTCGTTCAGAACTACAAAAATCTAAGTTCGTTCAATGAAAGTGAG CTCGCCAATCTTCATATGGAATTGAGGCCTCACATTCTCCGGAGAGTTATCAAGGATGTGGAGAAGTCCTTGCCTCCAAAGATTGAGCGTGTTTTAAGAGTTGAGATGTCTCCTCTTCAGAAACA GTACTACAAGTGGATTTTAGAACGCAATTTCCAAGACTTAAACAAAGGAGTTCGTGGGAATCAG GTTTCTCTTCTAAATATTGTGGTTGAGTTAAAGAAATGTTGCAACCATCCTTTCCTATTTGAAAGTGCAGATCATGGTTATGGAGGGGAAACAAATATTACTGGAAGTAGTAAACTGGAAAGAGTAATTTTGAGCAGCGGGAAGCTAGTTATACTTGATAAGCTTCTTGACAGACTAAATGAAACAAACCATCGTGTATTGATATTTTCACAG ATGGTTAGGATGCTTGATATTCTGGCAGAATACCTATCAATTAAAGGGTTCAAGTTCCAAAGGCTTGATGGAAGTACAAAAGCTGAAGTTCGCCATCAAGCTATGGAGCATTTTAATGCACCTGGTAGTGATGATTTCTGTTTCCTTCTTTCGACTCGTGCTGGTGGCTTAGGTATCAATCTTGCAACAGCGGATACTGTTATCATATTTGATTCTGATTGGAATCCACAAAATGATTTGCAG gccatgagtAGAGCACACAGGATTGGGCAGCAAGATGTTGTGAACATTTACCGGTTTGTTACAAGTAAGAGTGTTGAGGAGGATATTCTGGAACGTGCTAAAAAGAAAATG gttcttgatcatttggtAATTCAAAAGCTGAATGCCGAGGGGAAATTGGAAAAGAAAGAAACGAAGAAGGGGAGTTCTTTCGACAAA AATGAGCTATCAGCAATCTTGAGGTTTGGTGCAGAAGAACTATTCAAGGAAGACAAAAACGATGAAGAAAGTAAAAAGCGGCTTCTTAGTATGGATATAGATGAAATTCTTGAGAGAGCAGAAAAAGTAGAAGAAAAGGGTCCTCATGAAGAGGAAGGAAATGAGTTGCTAAGTGCTTTCAAG GTTGCTGATTTCTGTACTGCTGAAGATGATGGGAGTTTCTGGAGCCGGTGGATTAAACCTGAAGCTGTTAACCAGGCAGAA GAAGCTTTAGCTCCTAGAGCTGCAAGAAACAGCAAGAGTTATGTAGAGGCTAACCTGCCTGAGAAACTTAATAAAAGGAGAAAGAAAGGTGTCGAGACTCAGGAAAGATCTACAAAGCGCCGGAAATCAGATACTAGTTTTTTTGTACCGGCTATTGATGGTGCTACTGCTCAAGTAAGAGGGTGGTCTTATGGTAATCTGCCAAAGAGAGATGCTACACGTTTTTTCCGTGCA GTGAAGAAATTTGGCAATGATAGCCAAATTGGCTTAATAGCAGCAGAAGTTGGTGGGTCAGTTGAAGCTGCTCCAATTGATGCACAAATTGAGCTTTTTGATGCTTTGATTGATGGATGTCGAGAAGCAGTCGATGGAATGAATCTGGACCCAAAG GGGCCTACGCTAGATTTTTTCGGTGTTCCTGTCAAGGCTGATGATCTATTAACCCGTGTTGAAGAACTTCAACTCTTAGCAAAGCGCATTAGCCGTTATGAAAAACCAATCTCACAGTTCCAGGCATTGATGTACCTCAAACCTGCAACTTGGTCTAAAGGTTGTGGATGGAACCAGA AGGATGATGCAAGATTGCTTCTAGGAATCCATTATCATGGGTTTGGCAATTGGGAGAAGATAAGGCTGCATGAAAAGCTTGGTCTTACAAAGAAAATTGCACCAGTAGAACTCCAGCATCACGAGACTTTCTTGCCTCGGGCTCCTCAGTTGAAGGAGAGGGCCTCTCAACTACTAGAAATG GAATTTATTGCTGTCAGTGGGAGCAACTCAAATGCCAAAGCTAGCCGCAAAGCTTCCAAGAAGCAAAAAGAAAATTCTTCGGCCTTTTCATTGTCTCGCAGCAAGGCAAAGCAAGGCAAACCGGGATTGCCGAAATATAATTCTCAGATAACTAAGATGAAGGCTGCAAGAACCCAGAAGGTTGAACCGTTGGTAAAAGAGGAAGGTGAAATGTCAGATACTGAAGAAGTCTATGAACAGTTCAAGGAAGTGAAATGGATGGAATGGTGTGAGGATGTCATGGCTGATGAAAAAAAGACGCTGACGCGTCTTCAGAGGTTGCAAACTACCAGTTCGGAGCTCCCTAAGGAAAAG GTGCTATCCAGAATAAGAAATTATCTGCAGATCCTTGGACGAAGGGTTGACCAAATTGTTTTTGAGCACGAGGAGGAACTATATAAGCAAGAAA GGATGAAAACACGATTATGGAAATATATATCTACTTTTTCCAATTTGTCTGGAGAGGGACTTTATCAGATCTACTCCAAGTTAAAGCAGGAGCAGGACGCGATAGGACCAGAACCTTCCCAGGTTAATGGTTTCTCACGTGGTTACAAATATGAAACCTCCAATCAGATTTCTGTAGTTCAAAGGGGTATTGACACAGGAAAATTTGAAGCTTGGAAACGAATGAAAAGAGCCGAGGCTGCTGATATTAACTCTGTAGTTCAACCTCTGCATGAAAGATCTTCAAGTAATGCTACACGTATATCAGACCCAAATTTATCTGGGATTTTAGGATCAGGACCATCTGACAACAGATCTGGTAATGAGAAGTCTTATAAAATGCGCTCAAGTGGTCAACCTTCACGAAAAGGCTTCCCATCAGGTGTAAAATAA
- the LOC141687191 gene encoding protein CHROMATIN REMODELING 5-like isoform X2: MTSSGKWGSTFWKDCQPMRPGSDSGHESKSSSEFKNGDGSEDESLGVREDRSESEDPDTVRRRQADVPVDEMPSDDYYEQDGDERSNDLMHHKLGNTEIGLNSNSKPRPIVADMYQLRKSRALNDDEYGDDDADYEDDGDGDDPDDADFDPDITNERPNQDDDWEGENIDEDFNDVDDLDVSDEDDDFPRKSKGRQRGKGGLVSRNARVPKSIMPSSQRKRGGPLFEDNESSAKDSENDSDEGFSGRARRGASLRKKKIARATSYMSSRDRETRTSRRSVQKVSYAESEDSEENDESKKRKSQKEEIEEEDEDSIERVLWHQPKGMAEEALANNKSTEPVLLSHLYDYEPDWNEMEFYIKWKGQSHLHCQWKSMHELQNLSGFKKVINYTKKVMEDVKYRKAVSREEIEVHDVSKEMDLDLIKQNSQVERVIAERVSKDSLDNVEYLVKWQGLSYAEATWEKYLDISFAQEVINEFKAREAAVEIQGKMVDVQRRKSKASLRKLDEQPEWLKGGKLRDYQLEGLNFLVNSWRNDTNVILADEMGLGKTVQSISMLGFLQKAQQIHGPFLVVVPLSTLSNWAKEFKKWLPEMNVIIYVGARASREVCQQYEFYSDKKNGRGIKFDALLTTYEVLLKDKGVLSRLKWNYLMVDEAHRLKNSEAALYITLAEFSTKNKLLITGTPLQNSVEELWALLHFLDPDKFKSKDEFVQNYKNLSSFNESELANLHMELRPHILRRVIKDVEKSLPPKIERVLRVEMSPLQKQYYKWILERNFQDLNKGVRGNQVSLLNIVVELKKCCNHPFLFESADHGYGGETNITGSSKLERVILSSGKLVILDKLLDRLNETNHRVLIFSQMVRMLDILAEYLSIKGFKFQRLDGSTKAEVRHQAMEHFNAPGSDDFCFLLSTRAGGLGINLATADTVIIFDSDWNPQNDLQAMSRAHRIGQQDVVNIYRFVTSKSVEEDILERAKKKMVLDHLVIQKLNAEGKLEKKETKKGSSFDKNELSAILRFGAEELFKEDKNDEESKKRLLSMDIDEILERAEKVEEKGPHEEEGNELLSAFKVADFCTAEDDGSFWSRWIKPEAVNQAEEALAPRAARNSKSYVEANLPEKLNKRRKKGVETQERSTKRRKSDTSFFVPAIDGATAQVRGWSYGNLPKRDATRFFRAVKKFGNDSQIGLIAAEVGGSVEAAPIDAQIELFDALIDGCREAVDGMNLDPKGPTLDFFGVPVKADDLLTRVEELQLLAKRISRYEKPISQFQALMYLKPATWSKGCGWNQKDDARLLLGIHYHGFGNWEKIRLHEKLGLTKKIAPVELQHHETFLPRAPQLKERASQLLEMEFIAVSGSNSNAKASRKASKKQKENSSAFSLSRSKAKQGKPGLPKYNSQITKMKAARTQKVEPLVKEEGEMSDTEEVYEQFKEVKWMEWCEDVMADEKKTLTRLQRLQTTSSELPKEKVLSRIRNYLQILGRRVDQIVFEHEEELYKQERMKTRLWKYISTFSNLSGEGLYQIYSKLKQEQDAIGPEPSQVNGFSRGYKYETSNQISVVQRGIDTGKFEAWKRMKRAEAADINSVVQPLHERSSSNATRISDPNLSGILGSGPSDNRSGNEKSYKMRSSGQPSRKGFPSGVK; encoded by the exons ATGACTTCGTCTGGGAAATGGGGTTCTACCTTTTGGAAGGACTGTCAACCCATGCGTCCTGGGTCTGATTCGGGCCACGAATCAAAAAGTAGTTCTGAATTTAAAAATGGGGATGGGTCTGAAGACGAATCGTTAGGGGTCAGAGAGGATAGGTCAGAGTCTGAAGATCCGGACACGGTTCGAAGACGGCAGGCTGATGTACCAGTGGATGAGATGCCTTCTGATGATTATTATGAGCAGGATGGTGATGAGCGCTCTAATGATTTAATGCATCATAAACTAGGAAACACTGAAATTGGCCTGAATTCAAATTCAAAACCTAGGCCTATTGTTGCTGACATGTATCAATTGAGAAAGTCAAGAGCTTTAAATGATGATGAATATGGCGATGATGATGCTGATTATGAGGATGATGGAGATG GAGATGATCCTGATGATGCAGATTTTGATCCTGACATCACTAATGAACGCCCG AACCAGGATGATGACTGGGAAGGTGAAAATATAGATGAAGATTTTAATGATGTTGATGACCTTGATGTTTCGGATGAAGATGATGATTTTCCTAGAAAATCTAAAGGTAGGCAACGTGGAAAAGGCGGGCTTGTTTCAAGAAATGCAAGAGTACCTAAGTCGATTATGCCATCTAGTCAGCGAAAAAGAGGTGGACCATTGTTTGAAGATAATGAATCATCTGCAAAGGATTCTGAAAATGACAGTGATGAGGGTTTTAGTGGTAGGGCTAGGAGAGGAGCAAGCTTACGGAAGAAAAAAATTGCTCGCGCCACATCTTATATGTCTAGTCGAGATAGGGAAACACGAACTTCAAGACGGTCCGTCCAGAAAGTATCATATGCCGAAAGTGAGGATAGTGAGGAAAATGATGAATCTAAGAAAAGGAAGAGTCAAAAG GAGGAGATTGAAGAGGAAGATGAAGACTCAATTGAAAGGGTATTGTGGCATCAACCAAAAGGCATGGCCGAGGAGGCATTAGCAAATAACAAATCGACAGAGCCCGTGCTTTTAAGTCACTTATATGACTATGAACCAGACTGGAATGAAATGGAATTTTATATTAAATGGAAAGGCCAATCACATTTGCACTGCCAATGGAAGTCAATGCATGAACTACAAAAT CTTAGTGGGTTTAAGAAGGTCATTAATTACACAAAAAAAGTGATGGAAGATGTCAAGTATCGGAAAGCTGTCTCACGGGAGGAG ATTGAGGTCCATGACGTGAGCAAGGAAATGGACTTAGATCTCATCAAACAAAACAGTCAG GTGGAAAGGGTAATTGCAGAAAGAGTCAGCAAGGACAGTTTAGATAATGTTGAGTACTTGGTGAAGTGGCAAGGACTGTCTTATGCTGAAGCAACTTG GGAGAAATACTTGGATATATCATTTGCTCAAGAAGTCATCAACGAGTTTAAG GCCCGTGAGGCAGCAGTCGAAATACAGGGGAAAATGGTAGATGTTCAACGAAGGAAAAGCAAAG CAAGTTTGAGGAAGCTTGATGAACAACCTGAATGGTTGAAGGGTGGTAAACTCAGAGACTATCAGCTTGAGGGATTAAACTTTCTTGTTAACAG TTGGAGAAATGATACGAACGTCATATTAGCTGATGAAATGGGGCTGGGTAAAACTGTTCAGTCAATTTCTATGCTTGGTTTTCTGCAG AAAGCTCAACAAATTCATGGTCCATTTCTTGTTGTTGTTCCATTATCGACATTATCAAATTGGGCAAAAGAATTTAAAAAATGGCTTCCTGAAATGAATGTCATCATATATGTTGGAGCCCGTGCAAGCCGAGAG GTTTGTCAACAATATGAGTTCTACTCTGATAAGAAGAATGGCAGGGGCATAAAGTTTGATGCCCTGTTGACTACATATGAAGTACTACTGAAGGACAAGGGAGTGCTTTCTAGGCTTAAGTGGAACTATCTCATGGTTGATGAAGCACATAGGTTAAAGAACAGTGAAGCTGCATTGTATATAACACTTGCG GAATTCAGCACTAAAAATAAGTTGCTTATTACTGGTACTCCACTGCAGAACAGCGTCGAGGAACTTTG GGCTCTGCTTCACTTTCTTGATCCTGATAAGTTCAAGAGCAAGGATGAGTTCGTTCAGAACTACAAAAATCTAAGTTCGTTCAATGAAAGTGAG CTCGCCAATCTTCATATGGAATTGAGGCCTCACATTCTCCGGAGAGTTATCAAGGATGTGGAGAAGTCCTTGCCTCCAAAGATTGAGCGTGTTTTAAGAGTTGAGATGTCTCCTCTTCAGAAACA GTACTACAAGTGGATTTTAGAACGCAATTTCCAAGACTTAAACAAAGGAGTTCGTGGGAATCAG GTTTCTCTTCTAAATATTGTGGTTGAGTTAAAGAAATGTTGCAACCATCCTTTCCTATTTGAAAGTGCAGATCATGGTTATGGAGGGGAAACAAATATTACTGGAAGTAGTAAACTGGAAAGAGTAATTTTGAGCAGCGGGAAGCTAGTTATACTTGATAAGCTTCTTGACAGACTAAATGAAACAAACCATCGTGTATTGATATTTTCACAG ATGGTTAGGATGCTTGATATTCTGGCAGAATACCTATCAATTAAAGGGTTCAAGTTCCAAAGGCTTGATGGAAGTACAAAAGCTGAAGTTCGCCATCAAGCTATGGAGCATTTTAATGCACCTGGTAGTGATGATTTCTGTTTCCTTCTTTCGACTCGTGCTGGTGGCTTAGGTATCAATCTTGCAACAGCGGATACTGTTATCATATTTGATTCTGATTGGAATCCACAAAATGATTTGCAG gccatgagtAGAGCACACAGGATTGGGCAGCAAGATGTTGTGAACATTTACCGGTTTGTTACAAGTAAGAGTGTTGAGGAGGATATTCTGGAACGTGCTAAAAAGAAAATG gttcttgatcatttggtAATTCAAAAGCTGAATGCCGAGGGGAAATTGGAAAAGAAAGAAACGAAGAAGGGGAGTTCTTTCGACAAA AATGAGCTATCAGCAATCTTGAGGTTTGGTGCAGAAGAACTATTCAAGGAAGACAAAAACGATGAAGAAAGTAAAAAGCGGCTTCTTAGTATGGATATAGATGAAATTCTTGAGAGAGCAGAAAAAGTAGAAGAAAAGGGTCCTCATGAAGAGGAAGGAAATGAGTTGCTAAGTGCTTTCAAG GTTGCTGATTTCTGTACTGCTGAAGATGATGGGAGTTTCTGGAGCCGGTGGATTAAACCTGAAGCTGTTAACCAGGCAGAA GAAGCTTTAGCTCCTAGAGCTGCAAGAAACAGCAAGAGTTATGTAGAGGCTAACCTGCCTGAGAAACTTAATAAAAGGAGAAAGAAAGGTGTCGAGACTCAGGAAAGATCTACAAAGCGCCGGAAATCAGATACTAGTTTTTTTGTACCGGCTATTGATGGTGCTACTGCTCAAGTAAGAGGGTGGTCTTATGGTAATCTGCCAAAGAGAGATGCTACACGTTTTTTCCGTGCA GTGAAGAAATTTGGCAATGATAGCCAAATTGGCTTAATAGCAGCAGAAGTTGGTGGGTCAGTTGAAGCTGCTCCAATTGATGCACAAATTGAGCTTTTTGATGCTTTGATTGATGGATGTCGAGAAGCAGTCGATGGAATGAATCTGGACCCAAAG GGGCCTACGCTAGATTTTTTCGGTGTTCCTGTCAAGGCTGATGATCTATTAACCCGTGTTGAAGAACTTCAACTCTTAGCAAAGCGCATTAGCCGTTATGAAAAACCAATCTCACAGTTCCAGGCATTGATGTACCTCAAACCTGCAACTTGGTCTAAAGGTTGTGGATGGAACCAGA AGGATGATGCAAGATTGCTTCTAGGAATCCATTATCATGGGTTTGGCAATTGGGAGAAGATAAGGCTGCATGAAAAGCTTGGTCTTACAAAGAAAATTGCACCAGTAGAACTCCAGCATCACGAGACTTTCTTGCCTCGGGCTCCTCAGTTGAAGGAGAGGGCCTCTCAACTACTAGAAATG GAATTTATTGCTGTCAGTGGGAGCAACTCAAATGCCAAAGCTAGCCGCAAAGCTTCCAAGAAGCAAAAAGAAAATTCTTCGGCCTTTTCATTGTCTCGCAGCAAGGCAAAGCAAGGCAAACCGGGATTGCCGAAATATAATTCTCAGATAACTAAGATGAAGGCTGCAAGAACCCAGAAGGTTGAACCGTTGGTAAAAGAGGAAGGTGAAATGTCAGATACTGAAGAAGTCTATGAACAGTTCAAGGAAGTGAAATGGATGGAATGGTGTGAGGATGTCATGGCTGATGAAAAAAAGACGCTGACGCGTCTTCAGAGGTTGCAAACTACCAGTTCGGAGCTCCCTAAGGAAAAG GTGCTATCCAGAATAAGAAATTATCTGCAGATCCTTGGACGAAGGGTTGACCAAATTGTTTTTGAGCACGAGGAGGAACTATATAAGCAAGAAA GGATGAAAACACGATTATGGAAATATATATCTACTTTTTCCAATTTGTCTGGAGAGGGACTTTATCAGATCTACTCCAAGTTAAAGCAGGAGCAGGACGCGATAGGACCAGAACCTTCCCAGGTTAATGGTTTCTCACGTGGTTACAAATATGAAACCTCCAATCAGATTTCTGTAGTTCAAAGGGGTATTGACACAGGAAAATTTGAAGCTTGGAAACGAATGAAAAGAGCCGAGGCTGCTGATATTAACTCTGTAGTTCAACCTCTGCATGAAAGATCTTCAAGTAATGCTACACGTATATCAGACCCAAATTTATCTGGGATTTTAGGATCAGGACCATCTGACAACAGATCTGGTAATGAGAAGTCTTATAAAATGCGCTCAAGTGGTCAACCTTCACGAAAAGGCTTCCCATCAGGTGTAAAATAA